The Edaphobacter flagellatus sequence CGACGACGACGGAATCACAAACCGCTCGTCATGCAGAATGGCCGTCCTCGCCACTCCGGCAGCCGCCGCGCACAAACCCACCAGCACCAGCACTCCAGCCAGAATTCCCAGCCGTCCGCCCAGCGACTTCGGCACGCCTCCGCGCAGACGCAGCTTCACGCCGCCCTCACGCCGCTGTCGTGGCGGTGGAGCGTCGTCAAACTCCTCGTCGAAGTTGGAAAAATCCCTGCGCATCGTCCTGTCCGGCTGAGCGGGCTTTCTGCCAGCACGAGCCGCCACCGGAGCATACTCCGGCTCCGGCGCCTCCAGCACCGCCGACTCGCGCCTCGCCGATCTGCCGCTATTTCGCACTGCCGCTATTCGTCAACCTCGAGCAAAGGTCGCGAGAATCGCCATCCTGACTATATCCCGCCAAAGCCCCCACATCCTTCGCTAACTTGTTGCCTTGTACCCTTTCAGGAACTCACCCATCTGGTCACTCCCCCGTTCCCGCCACGCCGCATCATCGTTCTCAAAGGCGGTCATTCCGACCGAAGCGCAGCGAAGTGGAGGCATCTGCTTCTCGACCGCTGCCACTCACTTGCCCTCCAGCCGCTCCAGCAACAAAGGCCCGGCCTGCGACACATTCCCCGCCCCCAGCGTCACCACCACATCCCCTTCGCGAGCCTCCTTCGACAAAGCCTCCACGGCCTCGCTCATCGACGCCGCATACTTCACACCCTCGCGCCCAATCGCCTTCACCAGAGCCTCCGCCGTCACGCCCGCAATCGGCTCCTCGCTCGCCGCATAAATGTCGAGCACCTCCACCCGGTCCGCATCGCCAAATGCCCTCGCAAACTCCTCCATCAGATCGCGCGTCCGCGTATACCGGTGCGGCTGAAACAGCACCAGCACCCGCTTATATCCCGCCTCACGCGCCGCATTCAGCGTCGCCACAATCTCCGTCGGATGATGCCCATAGTCGTCCACCACCGTCACGCCGCGCGCCACACCCTTAATCTGAAACCGCCTGTCCACTCCGCGAAAACTGTCCAGCCCCGCCGCAATCAGCTCCGCAGCAACACCCAGCTGCACACCCACCGCCACCGCCGCCGTCGCATTCAGCACATTGTGCCGACCCGGAACATGCAGCGTGAACGGACCCATCGACTCGCCTTTGTAGCTCACCTCAAACCGCGCGAAGCCTTCGCCGTCCCTCTTCAAAATCGACACGCGAAAATCCGCATCCGCACTCTCGCCATACGTGTAAATCCTCCGCCTCACCCGCGGCAGCACGCCGCGCAGCAGAGCATTGTCCACACATGCCGTGCCCGCACCATAAAACGGCAGTCGATCCATAAACTGCACGAACGCATCTTCCACGTCCGCCATATCGCGGTAGCAATCCATATGCTCGCGATCCAGATTCGTCACCACGCCCAGCACCGGCGACAGCTTCAAAAACGAGCGGTCACTCTCATCCGCCTCCGCCACCAGGTACTGCGAATTCCCCAGCCGCGCATTCGACCCCAGCGCATTTACGCGCCCACCCACGACGACAGTCGGATCAAGCCCGCCCGCCGCCAGCACCGCCGCTACCATGCTCGTCGTCGTCGTCTTGCCATGCATCCCGGCCACAGCAATGCCATACTTCAGCCGCATCAGCTCAGCCAGCATCTCCGCCCGCTGAATCACCGGGATCTTCCGCGCCCGCGCCTCCACCACCTCCGGATTCGCCGCACTCACCGCCGAGCTCGTCACCACCACATCGCTCGCCACAACATTCGCCGCCGCATGTCCCTCAAAGACACGCGCGCCCATGCCCACCAGCCGCTCCGTCACCGCCGACCGCTTCAGGTCCGACCCCGAAACCGGATACCCCATCGTCAGCAGAATCTCCGCGATCCCGCTCATCCCGATGCCGCCAATACCAATAAAATGAACCCGCTGCGTAGGCGGAAAGAAGAAATGACCCGAAGGAGCGACAGGA is a genomic window containing:
- the murC gene encoding UDP-N-acetylmuramate--L-alanine ligase: MAVPVAPSGHFFFPPTQRVHFIGIGGIGMSGIAEILLTMGYPVSGSDLKRSAVTERLVGMGARVFEGHAAANVVASDVVVTSSAVSAANPEVVEARARKIPVIQRAEMLAELMRLKYGIAVAGMHGKTTTTSMVAAVLAAGGLDPTVVVGGRVNALGSNARLGNSQYLVAEADESDRSFLKLSPVLGVVTNLDREHMDCYRDMADVEDAFVQFMDRLPFYGAGTACVDNALLRGVLPRVRRRIYTYGESADADFRVSILKRDGEGFARFEVSYKGESMGPFTLHVPGRHNVLNATAAVAVGVQLGVAAELIAAGLDSFRGVDRRFQIKGVARGVTVVDDYGHHPTEIVATLNAAREAGYKRVLVLFQPHRYTRTRDLMEEFARAFGDADRVEVLDIYAASEEPIAGVTAEALVKAIGREGVKYAASMSEAVEALSKEAREGDVVVTLGAGNVSQAGPLLLERLEGK